One Legionella lansingensis genomic region harbors:
- a CDS encoding Mth938-like domain-containing protein yields MHINLEANDKYSIQAYSEREIQIDSVAYQSSLIISSQEIIKDWPIRAVNELDEESVWPLLRYQPKIIIIGHEKQGHFPSSLIIQTLAKRGVGLESMSIGAACRTFNVLLNEQREVVLGIIL; encoded by the coding sequence ATGCATATCAACCTGGAAGCAAACGACAAATATAGCATCCAAGCTTATAGTGAACGAGAAATTCAGATTGATTCAGTCGCTTACCAAAGTAGCTTAATTATTAGCAGTCAGGAGATCATCAAAGATTGGCCCATTCGCGCTGTCAATGAGCTCGATGAAGAATCCGTATGGCCTCTTTTGCGATACCAACCAAAGATTATCATTATCGGTCATGAAAAGCAGGGCCATTTCCCTTCTTCTTTAATAATACAAACGTTAGCCAAGCGTGGAGTTGGGCTGGAGTCAATGTCCATTGGTGCAGCTTGTCGCACATTCAATGTGTTACTTAATGAACAACGCGAAGTGGTATTGGGAATAATTTTGTAG
- the alaC gene encoding alanine transaminase — translation MSQFPRIKRLPPYVFNTLNQLKSEARARGEDIIDFGMGNPDQPTPQHIVDKLIETVQRPDTHRYSMSKGIPRLRRAMATWYKKNYDVTLDSETQVLTTIGSKEGLAHLALAISGPGDTVLVPDPAYPIHTYGFIIAGANVKQIPLIDENQFLEAVEVAIEQTWPRPKALVINFPANPSTHCVEYDFFERVVALAHRHGIWIIHDLAYADIVFDGYRAPSILQVPGAIDVAVETYSMSKSYNMPGWRVGFACGNEELVAALTRIKSYLDYGTFTPIQVAAIAALEGPDDCIHEIRNLYEQRRNILCDGLQDMGWYVEKPKATMFVWAPIPASYRHLGSLEFSKYLLKEACVAVSPGIGFGQQGDNYVRFGLIENHQRTRQALRNLKALFKRDGYLQAV, via the coding sequence ATGAGTCAATTTCCCCGCATCAAGCGCTTGCCACCTTATGTGTTTAATACTCTAAATCAATTAAAATCTGAGGCGCGGGCGCGAGGCGAGGACATTATTGACTTTGGCATGGGGAACCCTGATCAGCCAACGCCGCAGCACATCGTTGATAAATTAATAGAAACGGTCCAACGTCCAGATACTCATCGTTACTCCATGTCGAAAGGAATTCCTCGTCTGCGCCGTGCCATGGCGACTTGGTACAAGAAAAATTATGATGTTACCTTGGATAGTGAAACACAAGTTCTAACGACCATTGGCTCAAAGGAAGGACTTGCCCATCTGGCATTGGCAATTAGTGGTCCTGGTGACACCGTTCTTGTTCCCGATCCTGCTTATCCTATACACACCTATGGTTTTATTATTGCTGGTGCGAATGTTAAACAGATTCCCTTGATTGATGAAAATCAATTCTTAGAGGCTGTTGAGGTAGCTATAGAACAAACTTGGCCAAGACCAAAAGCTTTGGTGATTAACTTCCCCGCAAATCCCAGCACTCATTGTGTTGAATACGATTTTTTTGAGCGTGTCGTCGCTCTGGCTCATCGCCACGGAATATGGATTATTCACGATTTAGCCTATGCTGATATCGTTTTTGATGGTTATAGGGCCCCCTCTATCCTACAAGTTCCTGGTGCGATTGATGTCGCAGTTGAGACGTACTCCATGTCTAAATCTTATAACATGCCTGGTTGGCGAGTGGGATTTGCTTGTGGCAATGAAGAGTTGGTGGCAGCTCTTACGCGCATTAAATCCTATCTGGATTATGGGACATTCACTCCTATTCAAGTAGCAGCAATTGCTGCACTTGAGGGTCCTGATGATTGCATCCATGAAATTAGAAACTTATATGAGCAGCGACGCAATATTTTATGTGATGGTTTACAAGATATGGGTTGGTATGTTGAAAAACCTAAGGCAACGATGTTTGTTTGGGCCCCAATTCCTGCATCTTACCGACATTTAGGATCCCTTGAGTTTTCTAAGTATCTTTTAAAAGAAGCATGTGTAGCTGTATCACCAGGTATCGGTTTTGGTCAACAAGGTGATAACTACGTACGGTTTGGTTTAATTGAGAATCACCAACGCACACGCCAAGCGCTACGTAATTTAAAGGCACTATTTAAACGAGACGGTTATTTGCAGGCTGTTTAA
- the recJ gene encoding single-stranded-DNA-specific exonuclease RecJ, whose protein sequence is MRIKQREVPPVLPSLSSYPAFLQRIYASRGIHHEVELDRSLKALLPFQSLIDIEKAASRLEEALRAQEKILIVGDFDADGATSTALAISALRIMGASQVEFLVPNRFDFGYGLTPAIIDIAKKWQPHLIITVDNGIASIEGVEAANAHGIDVLITDHHLPGDTLPKACAIVNPNQAGDLFPSKSIAGVGVIFYVMLALRRKLITTNWFASQGLTEPNMAQFLDLVALGTVADVVPLDQNNRIMVNQGLARIRQGQCRPGIQALIEISGRVCSRLRESDLGFAVAPRLNAAGRLDDMSLGIECLLSDNLEKAQMLASHLDELNQERRVIEAEMKEQAMVAVEKLTKKMEHSHQLPVALCLVDASWHQGVIGILAGRLKERYHRPVIAFAKVSETELKGSARSVQGLNVRDALAAVDKDNPGLITKFGGHAMAAGLSISPANFSDFQQAFIAEVEKHIDISQCHGELWTDGPLGAADLNIETAMVLQEAGPWGQQFPEPCFDNIFEVIDQRLVGQHHLKLTLAHPEGGLFDAIAFNIDVNLWPNYRAKQIHAAYKLDINTYQGRTRLQLVIEALQLYN, encoded by the coding sequence ATGCGGATTAAACAACGAGAAGTTCCACCTGTACTTCCCTCTTTGTCGAGTTATCCTGCTTTCCTTCAACGAATTTATGCGTCCCGTGGTATTCATCATGAAGTCGAGCTAGACAGAAGTCTTAAGGCCCTGTTGCCTTTTCAATCATTGATTGATATCGAAAAAGCAGCTTCTCGTTTAGAAGAAGCGCTACGTGCGCAAGAGAAGATCTTGATTGTTGGTGATTTTGATGCGGATGGTGCCACTTCAACAGCACTTGCCATTTCGGCATTACGTATCATGGGGGCTTCACAGGTTGAGTTTCTGGTGCCTAATCGTTTTGATTTTGGTTATGGTTTAACTCCTGCCATTATTGATATAGCAAAAAAGTGGCAACCTCATTTAATCATCACCGTTGATAATGGTATCGCCAGCATTGAAGGCGTTGAGGCAGCAAACGCTCACGGTATCGATGTACTAATTACTGATCATCATTTACCAGGAGACACTTTACCTAAAGCGTGTGCGATCGTTAATCCTAATCAAGCGGGTGATCTTTTTCCCAGTAAATCCATCGCTGGGGTAGGGGTGATTTTTTATGTCATGCTTGCTTTAAGGCGAAAGCTCATTACAACAAATTGGTTTGCATCGCAAGGATTAACTGAGCCCAATATGGCTCAGTTCCTCGATCTAGTTGCTCTTGGTACCGTTGCTGATGTTGTTCCCTTAGATCAAAATAACCGTATTATGGTTAATCAAGGTCTGGCTCGTATTCGTCAGGGTCAGTGTCGTCCCGGAATCCAAGCGTTAATTGAGATATCTGGTCGCGTCTGTTCTCGACTACGTGAAAGTGATTTAGGTTTTGCTGTAGCTCCAAGGTTGAATGCCGCGGGAAGATTAGATGATATGTCATTAGGGATCGAATGTCTTCTTAGTGACAACTTGGAAAAAGCACAGATGTTAGCCTCTCATTTGGATGAACTAAATCAAGAGCGACGAGTGATTGAGGCTGAGATGAAAGAGCAAGCGATGGTAGCTGTCGAGAAATTAACAAAAAAAATGGAACACTCTCATCAGTTACCTGTTGCTTTGTGTCTGGTTGATGCCTCTTGGCATCAGGGTGTCATTGGGATCCTTGCGGGTCGTCTGAAAGAGCGCTATCACAGGCCTGTGATAGCGTTTGCCAAAGTAAGTGAGACTGAGTTAAAAGGCTCCGCGCGTTCAGTACAGGGATTAAATGTCCGTGATGCTCTTGCAGCTGTCGACAAAGATAATCCTGGTTTAATCACAAAATTTGGAGGGCATGCCATGGCCGCTGGCTTAAGCATCTCCCCTGCAAACTTTAGTGATTTTCAGCAGGCTTTTATTGCTGAAGTAGAGAAACACATTGATATATCCCAATGTCATGGGGAACTTTGGACGGATGGTCCTTTGGGCGCTGCTGATTTGAACATTGAAACGGCGATGGTTTTACAAGAAGCAGGTCCTTGGGGTCAACAATTTCCTGAGCCTTGTTTCGATAACATTTTTGAGGTGATTGACCAACGTTTGGTGGGGCAACACCACTTGAAATTAACGTTGGCTCATCCAGAGGGTGGCCTATTTGATGCCATTGCCTTTAATATTGATGTGAACCTTTGGCCAAATTATCGTGCGAAGCAGATTCATGCAGCTTATAAGTTGGATATCAATACTTATCAAGGCCGAACCCGATTGCAATTGGTGATTGAAGCTTTGCAGTTGTATAATTAA
- the dusA gene encoding tRNA dihydrouridine(20/20a) synthase DusA, which produces MIDWTYTHFRVFMRLIAPRALLYTDMQTIGAVISNPRTLFFDASEHPLALQLGGADREKLIECAKMAQERGFNEVNLNLGCPSDKVQAGRFGACLMAEPERVAECINAMKNTVAIPVTAKTRIGIDHCDNYEFFASFAHKLVSAGCDKLIVHARKAWLHGLSPKQNRTIPPLHYQFVYQIKQELPNIPIVINGNINSLEEIKEHLSHVDGAMLGRLACQNPYALAAIHHYYYPNLALPSRYDILEKYLNYVEEKFSEGVALSILLKPLFNFAHGLPGSKRWKESLLRVQQTRQLAELREVTVGL; this is translated from the coding sequence ATGATTGATTGGACGTACACACATTTCCGCGTATTTATGCGCTTGATTGCGCCTCGCGCGCTGCTTTATACGGATATGCAGACCATTGGGGCGGTCATTAGCAATCCACGGACCCTTTTTTTTGATGCATCAGAGCACCCCTTAGCGCTGCAATTGGGTGGCGCTGATAGAGAAAAGTTGATTGAATGCGCAAAGATGGCTCAGGAACGAGGATTTAACGAAGTTAATTTAAATTTAGGTTGTCCCAGCGACAAAGTGCAAGCTGGGCGTTTTGGGGCTTGCTTAATGGCGGAACCTGAGCGAGTAGCGGAGTGTATCAATGCTATGAAAAATACTGTTGCTATTCCTGTGACAGCAAAAACGAGAATCGGAATAGATCATTGTGACAATTATGAGTTCTTTGCATCATTTGCCCATAAATTAGTGAGTGCCGGTTGTGATAAATTGATTGTGCATGCACGAAAAGCTTGGCTTCATGGTTTAAGCCCCAAACAAAATCGTACCATTCCACCTTTGCATTATCAGTTTGTTTACCAAATTAAACAAGAATTGCCCAATATACCTATTGTAATCAATGGCAATATTAATAGTCTTGAGGAAATTAAGGAGCACCTTTCACATGTAGATGGTGCTATGCTTGGAAGACTTGCTTGCCAAAATCCTTATGCGTTAGCGGCTATACACCATTACTATTATCCAAACCTTGCTCTTCCTAGTCGCTATGATATTTTAGAAAAATATCTAAATTATGTTGAGGAAAAATTTTCTGAGGGAGTAGCATTGAGTATCCTACTCAAACCGTTGTTTAATTTTGCCCATGGCTTACCGGGATCAAAACGCTGGAAAGAGAGCCTTTTGAGAGTTCAACAAACTCGGCAACTTGCGGAATTACGTGAAGTGACAGTGGGGTTGTGA